From the Synergistaceae bacterium genome, one window contains:
- a CDS encoding UxaA family hydrolase, with product MVSTFNGYRRADGSVGIRNYLAVIPSVFCANRTVERIAAQLPGAVAMRHPVGCSQVGFDLELTGRTLKAMGTHPNVGAVLVIGLGCERFDPRELYDAVKASGKPVELFVIQEEGGVANTVRRAVEAGIKLAGQLKEVKREPCDIAELIIGTKCGGTDATSGLAANPAVGEMSDILIANGGSTIFSECNELLGTEDILAKRAVNKEVADKVYDAIYEIEDVMRSGLDSSLGANRNQLISPGNFDGGVSSIVEKALGGVHKSGTSPLVDVLDYAIRPEKGRKGLFLMKYESHDAEVVTGMVGCGAQLVAFTTGRGTPTGHPIAPVIKVTGNAKTYASMEEDFDFDASGIISNGESVKDAGKRLFELVIKVANGEETAAEKMGGDELFCIARRHGYKRKTKEDIAAVSCGCNK from the coding sequence ATGGTAAGTACATTTAACGGATACAGACGTGCTGACGGCAGTGTCGGTATAAGGAATTACCTTGCTGTCATACCTTCGGTTTTCTGTGCCAACCGTACCGTCGAAAGAATTGCCGCTCAACTTCCCGGTGCCGTGGCCATGCGGCATCCGGTCGGGTGCAGCCAGGTCGGGTTTGATCTTGAACTGACAGGCAGAACACTGAAAGCCATGGGAACTCATCCCAACGTAGGAGCTGTGCTGGTAATAGGGCTTGGCTGTGAGCGTTTTGACCCGCGTGAACTTTATGATGCGGTCAAAGCCAGCGGAAAACCGGTTGAACTTTTTGTCATTCAGGAAGAGGGCGGTGTTGCAAACACGGTCAGAAGAGCGGTTGAGGCAGGAATAAAGCTGGCTGGACAGTTAAAAGAAGTTAAGAGAGAGCCGTGTGATATAGCGGAACTGATTATTGGCACAAAATGCGGCGGGACTGATGCGACGAGCGGACTGGCTGCAAACCCCGCGGTCGGCGAGATGTCGGATATTCTGATTGCGAACGGGGGCAGCACAATATTTTCGGAGTGCAACGAACTGCTCGGTACGGAGGATATCCTTGCAAAACGCGCTGTCAATAAAGAAGTAGCTGATAAAGTATATGATGCCATTTATGAGATTGAGGACGTTATGCGCAGCGGACTTGACAGCTCTCTTGGGGCGAACCGCAATCAGCTTATTTCGCCGGGTAACTTTGACGGAGGAGTCAGTTCCATAGTTGAAAAGGCGTTGGGTGGAGTGCATAAGTCTGGTACAAGTCCGCTTGTAGATGTGCTTGATTATGCGATAAGACCTGAAAAGGGCAGGAAGGGCCTCTTTCTTATGAAATACGAAAGTCATGATGCAGAAGTAGTAACCGGCATGGTTGGCTGCGGGGCGCAACTTGTTGCTTTTACCACAGGACGCGGAACTCCTACAGGACATCCGATTGCCCCGGTTATCAAGGTGACCGGAAATGCAAAGACATATGCAAGTATGGAAGAGGATTTTGACTTCGACGCAAGCGGAATAATATCCAACGGTGAATCTGTCAAAGATGCAGGCAAGAGACTTTTTGAGCTTGTCATAAAAGTTGCTAACGGCGAAGAAACAGCAGCAGAAAAAATGGGTGGCGACGAGCTTTTTTGCATTGCCAGAAGACACGGCTATAAGAGGAAAACCAAAGAAGATATAGCTGCTGTAAGCTGCGGCTGTAATAAATGA
- a CDS encoding UxaA family hydrolase has product MFRKNIMITPEDSVAMLLEDGRKGDYIETVNGKVELLEDVEFAHKVLVRDLKKGDPVIKYGEEIGRMMKDAPKGTWIHNHNMSCLRGTR; this is encoded by the coding sequence ATGTTTAGAAAAAATATAATGATAACTCCGGAGGATTCGGTAGCTATGCTTCTTGAGGATGGCAGGAAGGGGGATTACATAGAGACAGTCAACGGGAAAGTAGAGTTGCTTGAAGATGTTGAATTTGCCCACAAGGTCCTTGTCAGGGATCTGAAAAAAGGTGATCCGGTCATAAAATATGGAGAAGAAATAGGCCGGATGATGAAGGATGCTCCCAAGGGCACATGGATACACAACCACAATATGAGTTGTCTGCGCGGGACAAGATAG
- a CDS encoding dihydrodipicolinate synthase family protein, with translation MLTTDTYGVYPIAPTPFLTNGDIDFDSISRLVSFYKEVGAKGVTILGVLGEASKMNAEEAVQVINAYAKNCNGLDLIVGVNSPGFASMKYLADSAMKAGACAVLLGPPSNLRTDDQIIGYYNTAASILGPETPFIIQDYPLVLQVIFSNHVIKEIVNMNQNCAGLKHEDWPGLEKIRTLHRWMDEGSMRRVPIVIGNSGLFLDFECDNGVNGAMTGYAFPEMLVEAVRLSRSGKKDEMHDLYDAHLPYLRYEAQPKIGVGIRKYVLKRRGIFTSDTQRAPFIPLSDASMSEIDYLLDRLTKKLGITSIMRSYDV, from the coding sequence ATGTTAACTACAGACACATACGGTGTGTACCCTATCGCACCGACACCATTTCTTACAAACGGCGACATTGACTTTGATTCTATTTCACGCCTTGTTTCATTTTACAAAGAAGTAGGTGCCAAAGGGGTAACAATTCTAGGGGTCCTTGGCGAGGCCAGTAAAATGAATGCCGAAGAAGCGGTACAGGTCATAAACGCCTACGCGAAAAACTGTAACGGGCTCGACCTTATTGTCGGGGTCAATTCACCGGGTTTTGCATCAATGAAATATCTTGCTGACAGCGCCATGAAGGCCGGGGCATGTGCTGTTCTTCTGGGCCCGCCGTCAAATCTGAGGACAGACGATCAGATTATCGGATATTACAACACCGCTGCAAGTATATTAGGCCCTGAGACACCTTTTATCATTCAGGACTATCCTCTTGTTCTTCAGGTCATTTTCAGTAATCATGTAATAAAAGAGATAGTAAATATGAATCAGAACTGCGCAGGACTTAAACATGAAGACTGGCCCGGACTTGAAAAGATACGCACTCTTCACAGGTGGATGGATGAAGGCAGCATGCGCAGAGTTCCCATCGTCATAGGGAACAGCGGTCTTTTTCTTGACTTTGAATGCGACAATGGCGTAAACGGCGCGATGACCGGCTATGCTTTCCCTGAAATGCTGGTTGAAGCTGTAAGACTATCAAGATCCGGAAAGAAAGATGAAATGCATGACCTGTATGACGCACATCTGCCATATCTTCGGTATGAGGCGCAGCCGAAAATCGGCGTAGGCATCAGAAAATATGTCCTTAAGAGAAGGGGCATTTTTACGTCTGATACACAGCGCGCTCCCTTTATTCCACTCAGCGATGCGAGCATGTCTGAAATAGACTATCTTCTGGATCGTCTCACAAAAAAGCTTGGTATTACATCGATAATGAGAAGTTATGATGTTTAG
- a CDS encoding fumarylacetoacetate hydrolase family protein, translated as MRLATIRQNGKELGAVLVSNGVITLDALNKEKRFNLATDLLSVIREQQLHELNKWYRAEGKCELEKMTSAVIPFEKVVYAPLYRHPKKIFGIGLNYADHAGDLAEKTPQGIPASFFKPETSIVGYGDNVKIPLQSQKTTGEAELGIIIGKECENIEAKDWLGYIAGFTTIIDMTAEDILRLNPRYLTHVKSFETFFSFGPQLVTADEIKDLSGLKVQTVHNGEVYAENTVSNMTFPPDFLVAFHSKVFKWQPGDILSTGTPRAVQIVHGDTIECRITGFEPLVNPVIDKKIKK; from the coding sequence TTGAGACTTGCAACGATCAGACAGAATGGCAAAGAACTTGGGGCTGTTCTGGTATCAAACGGAGTAATTACGCTTGATGCGCTGAACAAAGAAAAAAGGTTCAATCTGGCGACGGACCTGCTTTCGGTTATCAGGGAACAGCAGCTGCATGAGCTGAATAAGTGGTATCGTGCAGAGGGGAAATGCGAACTTGAGAAAATGACATCTGCGGTCATTCCATTTGAGAAGGTGGTATATGCCCCTCTTTACCGGCATCCGAAAAAAATATTCGGCATAGGGCTGAACTATGCAGACCACGCTGGAGATCTTGCAGAAAAAACACCTCAGGGCATTCCGGCAAGTTTCTTTAAACCGGAAACATCAATAGTGGGATATGGAGACAATGTAAAAATTCCGCTTCAGTCTCAAAAAACGACCGGAGAAGCCGAGCTGGGCATAATAATTGGCAAGGAATGCGAAAATATTGAGGCAAAAGACTGGCTGGGATATATTGCCGGTTTCACGACGATAATCGACATGACGGCAGAAGATATCCTTCGCCTGAACCCGCGGTATCTCACTCACGTCAAAAGTTTCGAGACGTTTTTCAGTTTTGGCCCTCAGCTTGTCACGGCCGATGAAATCAAGGACCTGTCAGGGTTAAAGGTTCAGACGGTGCATAACGGCGAAGTTTACGCTGAAAACACAGTTTCAAATATGACCTTTCCGCCGGATTTTCTGGTGGCGTTTCACTCAAAGGTATTCAAGTGGCAGCCGGGTGACATCCTTTCCACTGGGACGCCGAGGGCTGTTCAAATCGTGCATGGCGATACCATCGAATGCCGCATAACCGGTTTTGAACCGCTCGTAAATCCTGTTATAGACAAAAAAATCAAAAAGTAG